From a single Sinomonas atrocyanea genomic region:
- a CDS encoding transglutaminase family protein — MSETTRLRPRRPTPGGAESGGGSGRPRSGGAAARSPRPGFWAGRNPWLHAVDAAAILVLAALGIAGFHLAYGGDRHYLVAGLTGAALGLAVAFGSSALRPGWLVSTAGAFLAYLLVGGLVATPDESAGGFIPTLASLRTLLLGIVVSWKDNLTVAAPLGTASGMLVVPYLSAFVCCLAAGLLAWRLRRPYWPLVPVTVLFVVGIAFGTHEAFLALPRGVAFAVTGVLWSSFRRSAARVGTARVVSGETTVADPGSARAARLRRVGLGAAVVAVAAAATLALAPAVTAGAQRDVLRDRVVPPFDPHNYVSPLSGFRSFVKDQRDSVLFTVSGLPQGGRVRLAALDAYDGTVANVDQSGSGSFAKVGDASSIAAADPPSGASTPYTLDVTVRDYRGYFLPGGRTTTGIAFDDKNSPAAEGLYFNPLTDTAISTAGVAAGDEYAVRVVEPKRPDDALLAQAQFAPVSLPAVDGVPQVLQAKAGDILGDSQAPLERVRTLESYFQKFGAFSNGLIAEGQVPSLSGHGAGRLRAMLTAKQMVGDDEQYSVTMALMARQLGIPARVVMGFYPEKPQPAGTKIDIKGKDVHAWVEVAFEGYGWVAFDPTPPKNNVPIPPDPQAQSKPRPQVLQPPPPPQAPVELPPDSRPDVLDQEQKKDNFWLILGPILAAVGIGLIPIAVLALPLVLVAWLKLRRRRRRLAAEHPAERVSGGWREYTNFATDLGASLDARSTRRETAAVLGEAFPDSAGTTTMLARRADAAVFGAGRPSENEVDAYWADVDSSIEAMRGSLGFWRRQRARFSPRSLLLEARAALAARGSGARGADRAPALRRLWGRRGTAAKGRTRGGTE, encoded by the coding sequence ATGAGCGAGACCACCCGCCTGCGGCCGCGCCGACCCACCCCCGGCGGCGCCGAGAGCGGCGGCGGAAGCGGCCGTCCGCGGAGCGGCGGCGCTGCTGCCCGCTCCCCGCGGCCGGGCTTCTGGGCCGGCCGGAACCCCTGGCTGCACGCGGTCGACGCCGCGGCCATCCTCGTGCTCGCGGCGCTCGGCATCGCCGGCTTCCACCTCGCCTACGGCGGCGACCGGCACTACCTGGTCGCGGGCCTCACCGGGGCAGCCCTCGGCCTCGCGGTCGCATTCGGCTCGTCCGCGCTGCGCCCCGGCTGGCTCGTGAGCACGGCGGGGGCCTTCCTCGCCTACCTCCTGGTGGGCGGCCTCGTGGCGACCCCGGACGAGTCCGCGGGCGGCTTCATTCCCACCCTCGCCTCGCTGCGGACGCTCCTGCTCGGGATCGTCGTCTCCTGGAAGGACAACCTGACCGTCGCGGCCCCGCTCGGCACGGCCTCCGGGATGCTCGTGGTGCCGTATCTGAGCGCGTTCGTGTGCTGCCTCGCCGCGGGGCTGCTCGCGTGGCGGCTGCGCCGGCCCTACTGGCCCCTCGTCCCGGTCACGGTGCTGTTCGTCGTCGGCATCGCCTTCGGCACGCACGAGGCCTTCCTCGCCCTGCCGCGAGGCGTCGCCTTCGCCGTGACCGGGGTCCTGTGGTCCTCGTTCCGCCGGTCGGCGGCCCGCGTCGGGACGGCACGCGTCGTCTCGGGCGAGACGACCGTGGCCGACCCCGGCTCGGCGCGCGCGGCCAGACTCCGCCGCGTGGGCCTCGGCGCCGCCGTGGTGGCGGTGGCCGCCGCGGCGACGCTGGCCCTCGCCCCCGCCGTCACCGCGGGCGCCCAGCGCGACGTGCTCCGGGACCGCGTGGTACCGCCCTTCGACCCGCACAACTACGTGAGCCCCCTCTCGGGGTTCCGCAGCTTCGTCAAGGACCAGCGGGACTCCGTGCTGTTCACCGTCTCAGGGCTGCCCCAGGGCGGCCGGGTGCGGCTCGCGGCCCTGGATGCCTACGACGGCACCGTGGCCAACGTCGACCAGTCCGGCTCGGGCTCCTTCGCCAAGGTCGGCGACGCGTCCTCGATTGCGGCCGCGGATCCGCCCTCCGGGGCGAGCACGCCGTACACGCTCGACGTCACCGTGCGCGACTACCGCGGCTACTTCCTGCCCGGCGGGCGGACGACGACGGGCATCGCCTTCGACGACAAGAACAGCCCGGCGGCGGAAGGCCTCTACTTCAACCCGCTCACGGACACGGCCATCTCCACGGCCGGCGTGGCCGCAGGCGACGAGTATGCGGTCCGCGTCGTCGAGCCCAAGCGGCCCGACGACGCGCTGCTGGCCCAGGCCCAGTTCGCTCCGGTGAGCCTGCCCGCCGTCGACGGCGTCCCGCAGGTGCTCCAGGCCAAGGCCGGGGACATCCTGGGGGACAGCCAGGCGCCGCTCGAGCGGGTGCGGACCCTCGAGTCCTACTTCCAGAAGTTCGGCGCGTTCAGCAACGGGCTCATCGCCGAGGGCCAGGTGCCCAGCCTCTCCGGGCACGGCGCGGGGCGGCTGCGGGCCATGCTCACCGCCAAGCAGATGGTCGGCGACGACGAGCAGTACTCGGTGACGATGGCGCTCATGGCGCGCCAGCTCGGCATCCCTGCCCGCGTCGTCATGGGCTTCTACCCCGAGAAGCCCCAGCCGGCCGGGACGAAGATCGACATCAAGGGCAAGGACGTCCACGCGTGGGTCGAGGTGGCGTTCGAGGGCTACGGCTGGGTCGCCTTCGACCCGACGCCGCCGAAGAACAACGTCCCGATCCCGCCCGACCCGCAGGCCCAGTCGAAGCCGCGCCCGCAGGTGCTCCAGCCCCCGCCGCCGCCCCAGGCGCCGGTCGAGCTGCCACCGGACTCGCGGCCCGACGTGCTGGACCAGGAGCAGAAGAAGGACAACTTCTGGCTGATCTTGGGCCCCATCCTCGCCGCCGTGGGCATCGGGCTCATCCCGATCGCGGTCCTCGCGCTGCCCCTCGTGCTCGTCGCGTGGCTGAAGCTGCGCCGCCGCCGGCGGCGGCTGGCCGCGGAGCATCCGGCGGAGCGGGTGAGCGGCGGCTGGCGCGAGTACACGAACTTCGCGACCGACCTCGGCGCGAGCCTCGACGCCCGTTCGACCCGGCGCGAGACCGCGGCGGTCCTCGGGGAGGCGTTCCCGGACTCGGCGGGCACGACGACGATGCTCGCCCGCCGCGCGGACGCCGCCGTCTTCGGCGCGGGCCGTCCGAGCGAGAACGAGGTCGACGCCTACTGGGCCGACGTGGACAGCTCCATCGAGGCGATGCGCGGCTCGCTCGGGTTCTGGCGGCGCCAACGCGCCAGGTTCTCGCCGCGCTCGCTCCTGCTCGAGGCGCGGGCGGCGCTGGCCGCCCGCGGCTCCGGAGCGCGCGGCGCAGACCGCGCACCGGCTCTGCGGCGCCTGTGGGGCCGGCGCGGCACGGCAGCCAAGGGCAGGACCAGGGGAGGGACTGAATGA
- a CDS encoding AAA family ATPase, producing the protein MTLTTEQATWFAETFERLAANVGQAVLGKDHVVRLALTAMLAEGHILLEDAPGTGKTSLARALAATVQGTNSRIQFTPDLLPSDVTGVTIYDQKTQQFEFHKGPIFANIVLADEINRASPKTQSALLEVMEESRVTVDGVTYEAGRPFMVMATQNPIEQAGTYRLPEAQLDRFLIKTSIGYPDHASTVRLLGGASVKDRSRELAPIITTNAVAEMAELGAQNHVDTAVLEYVSRLCEATRNAPETRLGVSVRGAIAMVRAAKVWAAAQGRNFVLPDDVKELAAVVWTHRFVMDPEAEFAGVTPDRILERVLGEVAAPQSRAGV; encoded by the coding sequence ATGACGCTGACGACAGAGCAGGCCACATGGTTCGCCGAGACCTTCGAGCGCCTCGCAGCGAACGTCGGCCAGGCCGTGCTCGGCAAGGACCACGTGGTCCGGCTCGCGCTCACCGCCATGCTCGCCGAGGGCCACATCCTCCTCGAAGACGCGCCCGGGACCGGCAAGACCTCGCTCGCGCGGGCGCTCGCGGCCACGGTGCAGGGCACCAACTCACGCATCCAGTTCACCCCGGACCTGCTGCCCTCCGACGTCACCGGCGTGACGATCTACGACCAGAAGACCCAGCAGTTCGAGTTCCACAAGGGCCCGATCTTCGCCAACATCGTCCTCGCGGACGAGATCAACCGGGCCTCGCCCAAGACCCAGTCGGCGCTGCTCGAGGTCATGGAGGAGTCCCGGGTCACCGTGGACGGCGTGACCTACGAGGCCGGCAGGCCGTTCATGGTGATGGCCACCCAGAACCCGATCGAGCAGGCTGGCACCTACCGGCTCCCCGAGGCCCAGCTCGACCGGTTCCTCATCAAGACCTCGATCGGCTACCCCGACCACGCCTCCACCGTGCGCCTCCTCGGCGGCGCCTCGGTGAAGGACCGGTCCCGCGAGCTCGCCCCGATCATCACCACCAACGCGGTGGCCGAGATGGCCGAGCTGGGAGCCCAGAACCACGTGGACACGGCAGTCCTCGAGTACGTCTCGCGCCTGTGCGAGGCGACGCGCAACGCCCCCGAGACGCGGCTCGGGGTGAGCGTGCGCGGCGCCATCGCCATGGTCCGGGCCGCCAAGGTCTGGGCCGCGGCGCAGGGGCGCAACTTCGTGCTCCCCGACGACGTCAAGGAGCTGGCGGCGGTCGTCTGGACCCACCGCTTCGTCATGGACCCGGAGGCCGAGTTCGCCGGGGTCACCCCGGACCGGATCCTCGAGCGCGTCCTGGGCGAAGTCGCCGCACCGCAGTCCCGCGCCGGGGTGTGA
- a CDS encoding DUF58 domain-containing protein: protein MPTRNPFAAARDAVVRRLPGRSGSRPAPETDASSRPRLHPASLWLEAAGLGRSYAAPTLARAGAAYRSRLHPTLSVVSPLGWAVALAAVLLALAGAAWGWQEATAAALLAASLFVLSIVFVLGRASYAVDLDLARTRVAVGESAVGGIEVVTTSSRPVAPSLLELPVGAATAVFHLPRMRPGVPHEDLFTIPTERRAVIVVGPVRSVRADPIGLLRRQVVWTEPQDLYVHPRTAVLGTSAAGFIRDLEGMPTSELATSDVSFHALREYIPGDDRRHIHWKTTARTGTLMVRQFEETRRAHLAVCLSANLAEYGTEDDFELAVSVAGSIGRQALAEQRELSALTQRGPLRTESPRHYLDDLTRLQGAAMRPTAVDAARSTADSVPNASVVFLVVGTGVTPTQLRAAAASIPPGIRTFAVRCEAGAAPRRAGIADLTVLTVGALEDLGPVLRKAAA from the coding sequence ATGCCCACCCGCAACCCGTTCGCGGCGGCGCGGGACGCCGTCGTCCGCCGTCTTCCCGGACGCAGCGGGAGCCGTCCGGCGCCCGAGACCGACGCGTCCTCCCGGCCGCGCCTGCACCCCGCCTCGCTCTGGCTGGAGGCGGCGGGCCTCGGCCGCTCCTACGCGGCGCCGACGCTGGCCCGCGCCGGCGCGGCGTACCGGAGCCGCCTGCACCCGACGCTGTCGGTGGTGAGCCCGCTCGGCTGGGCGGTTGCGCTCGCTGCCGTGCTGCTGGCCCTTGCCGGGGCCGCCTGGGGCTGGCAGGAGGCGACCGCCGCGGCGCTGCTCGCGGCGAGCCTGTTCGTCCTCTCGATTGTGTTCGTGCTGGGCCGCGCCTCGTATGCCGTAGACCTGGACCTCGCCCGCACCCGCGTGGCCGTGGGGGAGAGCGCGGTGGGCGGCATCGAGGTGGTCACCACGTCCTCGCGTCCCGTGGCGCCGTCGCTCCTCGAGCTGCCCGTCGGCGCGGCCACGGCCGTGTTCCACCTTCCGCGCATGCGCCCCGGCGTCCCGCACGAGGACCTGTTCACGATTCCCACCGAGCGGCGCGCCGTGATCGTGGTCGGGCCGGTCCGCTCCGTCCGGGCCGACCCGATCGGGCTCCTGCGCCGCCAGGTGGTCTGGACCGAGCCGCAGGACCTGTACGTGCACCCCCGCACCGCCGTGCTCGGGACCTCGGCGGCCGGCTTCATCCGGGACCTCGAGGGGATGCCGACCAGCGAGCTCGCCACCTCGGACGTGTCCTTCCACGCGCTGCGCGAGTACATCCCCGGTGACGACCGCCGCCACATCCACTGGAAGACGACGGCCCGCACGGGCACGCTCATGGTGCGCCAGTTCGAGGAGACGCGCCGGGCCCACCTCGCGGTGTGCCTGTCCGCGAACCTTGCGGAGTACGGCACCGAGGACGACTTCGAGCTCGCCGTCTCGGTGGCCGGCTCGATCGGCCGGCAGGCCCTCGCGGAGCAGCGCGAGCTGAGCGCCCTCACCCAGCGCGGCCCGCTGCGCACCGAGAGCCCGCGCCACTACCTCGACGACCTGACCCGCCTGCAGGGCGCCGCGATGCGCCCGACGGCGGTCGACGCCGCCCGCTCCACCGCGGACAGCGTGCCCAACGCCTCGGTCGTGTTCCTCGTGGTGGGCACCGGCGTCACCCCCACCCAGCTGCGCGCCGCCGCAGCATCCATCCCGCCCGGCATCCGCACCTTCGCCGTGCGCTGCGAGGCCGGGGCCGCCCCCAGGCGTGCCGGCATCGCGGACCTCACCGTGCTCACGGTGGGTGCCCTCGAGGACCTGGGCCCGGTGCTGCGGAAGGCGGCGGCATGA
- a CDS encoding RDD family protein gives MVNLELVNASTGKRAGAKLIDLGLAWILQLLPYLLALASLSTLSGSAYPTSSDEQALLAAAVWWVTGTVLGIALWIFCWAWEARTGKTPGQAMLGLRTSGPEGLAPGWGAVFVRNFVFGLICLIPVAGVVLALISNMFDPNSKRQGWHDKAARTFVFDVRAGRDPLTTGGINGPASFAPRADLPSVQEVASPMASPAAKPQVPARPATAPAAPPAGAVPPAAAPAPAGAVPAPAPAPHAADPDADLGATRFAPSRQTGAPAAGGAPSASDVVLTFNDGRRIALRGPVLIGRNPAGYDDETVQEFLAVDDPGKSVSKTHLAVWSDPSGVWVQDRKSTNGTRVVRADGATAEAPAGQPVLVDAGDVVRFGDCFFSIGRGHA, from the coding sequence ATGGTGAATCTCGAGCTGGTCAATGCCTCCACGGGCAAGCGCGCCGGCGCCAAGCTCATCGACCTCGGCCTCGCCTGGATCCTCCAGCTCCTGCCCTACCTCCTCGCCCTCGCCTCCCTCTCGACGCTCTCGGGGAGCGCGTACCCCACGAGCTCGGACGAGCAGGCCCTGCTGGCCGCCGCCGTCTGGTGGGTGACCGGCACCGTGCTCGGGATCGCCCTGTGGATCTTCTGCTGGGCCTGGGAGGCCCGCACCGGCAAGACGCCGGGGCAGGCCATGCTGGGGCTGCGCACGAGCGGCCCCGAGGGCCTCGCGCCCGGCTGGGGCGCGGTGTTCGTGCGGAACTTCGTCTTCGGGCTCATCTGCCTGATCCCCGTGGCCGGCGTGGTCCTTGCCCTCATCTCGAACATGTTCGATCCGAACAGCAAGCGGCAGGGCTGGCACGACAAGGCGGCCAGGACATTCGTCTTCGACGTCCGCGCCGGCCGGGACCCGCTCACCACCGGCGGGATCAACGGCCCCGCCTCGTTCGCGCCCCGTGCGGACCTCCCCTCCGTCCAGGAGGTCGCCTCCCCGATGGCGTCGCCGGCCGCCAAGCCCCAGGTGCCGGCGCGCCCGGCCACCGCTCCGGCCGCCCCGCCCGCGGGTGCGGTGCCCCCGGCCGCGGCTCCCGCGCCCGCCGGCGCCGTCCCCGCCCCCGCCCCTGCGCCGCATGCCGCCGACCCGGACGCCGACCTCGGGGCCACCCGGTTCGCCCCGTCCCGGCAGACCGGTGCGCCGGCAGCGGGCGGCGCCCCCTCGGCGTCGGACGTGGTGCTGACCTTCAACGACGGCCGCCGGATCGCGCTGCGCGGGCCCGTCCTCATCGGCCGCAACCCCGCCGGCTACGACGACGAGACCGTGCAGGAGTTCCTCGCGGTGGACGATCCGGGCAAGAGCGTCTCCAAGACGCACCTGGCGGTGTGGAGCGACCCGAGCGGCGTGTGGGTCCAGGACCGCAAGTCGACCAACGGCACCCGCGTGGTCCGCGCCGACGGTGCGACCGCCGAGGCTCCCGCCGGCCAGCCCGTCCTCGTCGATGCGGGCGACGTGGTCCGCTTCGGCGACTGCTTCTTCTCGATCGGAAGGGGACACGCGTGA